The genomic stretch gaaacaagatcctccattagaaatttggaggcacaagtgggacagctgagcaagaaagttactgaactccctccaagtactctcccaagcaacacagaagaaaacccaaaaggagagtgcaaagccataaacatggccgaatttggagaggatgaagaggaagtggacgccactgaggaaggcctcaatgggcgtgcaccaacctccaatgagttccccaatgaggaatcatgggaatctgaggctcaaaatgagaccatagagattccattggacttacttctgcccttcatgagctctgataagtattcttcctctgaagaggatgagtatgtcactgaagagcaagttgctaaataccttggagcaatcatgaagctaaatgacaagttatttggaaatgagacttgggaggatgaaccccctttgctcaccaaagaactggatgacttgtctaggcagaaattacctcaaaagaaacaagatcctgggaagttttcaataccttgtaccataggcaccatgaccttcaagaaggctctgtgtgacttagggtcaagtgtaaacctcatgcctctctctgtaatggagaagctagggatctttgaggtacaagctgcaagaatctcactggagatggcaaacaactcaagaaaacaagctcatggacttgtagagaatgttttggtaaaagttgaagaccattacatccctactgatttcatagtcctagagactgggaagtgcatggatgaatccatcatccttggcagacccttcctagccacagcaaaggctgtgattgatgttgatggaggtgaactgatcattcaagtgaatgaagaatcctttgtgtttaaggctcaaggatacccctctgtcatcatggagaagaagcatgaagagcttctctcaaatcagagacaaacagagcccccacagtcaaactctaagtttggtgttaggaggccacaaccaaactctaagtttggtgttgaacccccacattcaaactctaagtttggtgttgggaggttccaacattgctctgagtatctgtgaggctccatgagagccctctgtcaagctactgacattaaagaagcgcttgttgggaggcaacccaatgttatattttatatattttcctttgttattttatcttattttgtaggttgatgatcataagaagacacaaaatcaattgaaaaagcaaaaacagaatgaaaaacaggaagaaaaatagcacaccctggaggaagaactcactggcgtttaaacgccagtgaggctagcagttgggcgtttaacgcccagtctggcaccattctgggcgtttaacgccagaaaggggcaccagactggcgttaaacgccaggaaagggcaagaacctggcgttaaacgccaggaatgggcaccagcccggcgtttaacgccagaaatggctcaaaacgtgattttgagtgccatttggtgcagggatgacttttccttgacaccacaggatccccaccaaccccaccacactctctcttcttcacccattcaccaatcacctcaacacctcttccccataaacccttcttcactccttcatcttcaaaccacctaaacaccacttctccccctccttggccgaacacaaagccatctccctctcctctatttcttcttcttctactctcatctctcttcttttgctcgaggacgagcaaaccttttaagtttggtgtggtaaaagtattgctttttgtttttccataaccagttatggcatccaaagccggttcaactgagaaggcatgacctcaagcccatcaccaagagaaggatggagcaaacaagagacccctctcatcaagagatccctgagatacctcaagggatgcactttcctccacaagactattgggagcaactaaacatctcccaaggagaattgagttccaacatgggacaactaagggtggagcaccaagaacattccatcctcctccatgaaattggagaagatcaaaggatcatgagagaggagcaacaaagacaaggaagagacattgaggagctcaagcactccataggatcttcaagaagaagaaagagccgccaacactaaggtggacccgttctttaatctccttgttctttattcttctgttttttttttcgaaaattaatgcttatgtttatccatgtttgtgtcttatgatcattagtgtcttagtgtctatgccttaaagctttgaatatgaatccatcacctttcttaaatgaaaactgtttttattacaaaagaacaagaagtacaggatttcaaattcatctttaaaactagcttaattagtttgatgtggtggcaacacttttgttctctgaatgtatgcttgaacagtgcatatgtcttttgaatttgttgttcatgaatgttaaaattattggctcttgaaagaatgatgaaaaaggagacatgttactgaggatctgaaaaatcataaaaatgattcttgaagcaagaaaaagcagtgaatacaaaaaaaaaaaagaggggagaaagaaaaagaaaagaaaaagaaagaaataaagttgtgatccaaggcaaaaagagtgtgcttaagaaccctggacacctctaattggggactctagcaaagctgagtcacaatctgaaaaaggttcacccaattatgtgtctgtggcatgtatgtatccggtggtaatactggaagacagagtgctttgggccacggccaagactcaataagtagctgtgttcaagaatcatcatacttaactaggagaatcaataacactatctggattctgagttcctaaagaagccaatcattctgaatttcaaaggataaagtgagatgccaaaactgtttggaggcaaaaagctactagtcccgctcatctaatttggagctaagtttcattgataatttggagtctatagtatattctcttctttttatcctatttgattttcagttgcttggggacaagcaacaatttaagtttggtgttgtgatgagcggataatttgtacgctttttggcattgtttttagtatgtttttagtagttttagttgagttcttagtatatttttattagtttttagttaaaattcacttttctggactttactatgagtttgtgtgtttttctgtgattttaggtattttctggctgaaattgagggacctgagcaaaaatctgatccagagactcaaaaggactgcagatgctgttggattctgacctccctgcactcgaagtggattttctggagctacagaagcccaattggcgcgctctcaacggcgttggaaagtagacatcctgggctttccagcaatatatgatagtccatactttgcccaagatttgatggtccaaaccggcgttcaaagtcacctcaagaaattccagcgttaaacgccggaactggcacctaattgggagttaaacgcccaaactggcataaaagctggcgtttaactccaagacaagtctctacacgaaaatgcttcattgctcagcccaagcacacaccaagtgggcccggaagtggatttttatgtcatttactcatctttgtacaccttaggctactagttttctataagtaggaccttttactattgtattttaatctttggacatctagttcttagatcatttgagggctggcctcacggccatgcctagactttgttcttatgtattttcaacggtggagtttctacacaccatagattaaggtgtggagctctgctgtacctcgagtattaatgcaattactattgttcttctattcaattccgcttgttctttgtccaagatatcacttgttcttcaacttgatgaatgtgatgatccgtgacactcatcatcattctcactcatgaacaaggtgactgacaaccatccttgttctacaagcatatgaggcttagtgaatatctcttggattctttaaccggaatcttcgtggtataggcgagaactgatggcggcattcaagagaatccggaaggtctaaaccttgtctgtggtattctgagtaggattcaatgattgaatgactgtgacgtgcttcaaacttgtaacctgctgggcgttagtgacagacgcaaaagagggattctattccagtaggaagcgggaaccaaaccggtgattggccgtactgtgacagagtgcgtgagcattagctttcactgcgaggatgggaggtagccactgacaacggtgaaaccctacacaagcttgccatggaaaggagtaagaaggattggatgaagacagtaggaaagcagagagacggaagggaaggcatcttcatgcgcttatctgaagctctcaccaatgatatacataagtatctctatctttatctttatgctttattcatcatctatacccatttgagtctgcctgactaagatttacaagatgaccatagcttgcttcataccaccaatctccgtgggatcgacccttactcgcgtaaggtttattacttggacgacctagtgcacttgctggttagttgtgcgaagttgtagtgatcacaatttcgtgcaccaattacCAACTTTTATTTTGCTGAATTCTTTTTTATGttattgttttatatatatataaacataatatATTCTGGTACTAGTTAGATTATTGTTCGATGTaagttaatttaatttgaatctATATGTTATTTTGTTGTTTAGTTTTTCATGTAACAAATTTTATCATAAGTTTTTGTTTGATGTGCATAATCTTTCAATTTCAAGTTTGTGCTCATTTGAAGTTTTTATCGATGAAGCAAAGCAAATTCTcatataaaataagaaagatCTGCTTATTATTCAATTAACTAAATTGATTTTGgtagtaaaatttttttcaatttttgattTTTGTAAAAATTCGCAGAAATCCATGAAAATCTCGAATTCTGTTATCCGTCGAGGAGATGGGACGGGAACGAAGACAGGTTATGGAGGCGGGGGAAGGAGGACAGGGGCATGTCCCCGCCCCTATAAAAATCCGTTGTTATCTCTatagaaaaacaacaaaatacacaaaaaaaacattaaattgCATCTCAAAGAAAAATCTAAATCAAGAATTCTTAACAGAGGCaataaattatatcaaatgAAAATATTAATATGTTAGTACACttaaaagtttttttattatttaattttgaaaatttttttaaatatatcgatacattaatattttaataatttttaattattgattttaattaaaaaaatatttataatatataattaaaattaataattaaaatttactgaATTACAGTATACCAATATGCTTAAAaactttcttttaattttaatttctgtttttCTTAGACTCTTATTGAAATCTCTTACATCTATCCTTACCTCAAGTTTATTAATCATATTGTTATCCCCTTGAATTAACCAAGCAAAGAATCTAGATTAGCACCTCTTTGACGACAATCTACTTTGCAATATAATTTTCCAACACAAAAGCACATTTATtaatgaaaagtaaataaataaaaatcttaATAACGCTGAAAATTATATCAATAGACAAAATTGTTAGTAAGTAAATGaacataaataatataacaaatttcatttctataattaaataaaaaatatttaaattaatatactcttaatattataaataaataattagtttaaatatcaaatatttatttttaataaagtattttaataaaagaatattataaaaaacTTAACAagttcttaaaaaataaaaaccttaaaagttaaaaatttaagaGGGGAAAACCTTCAATAAAACCAGCTGGTTGTTTGTGGTGAACAGCTGTCGTCATTGTGTACGCAGCTATGACGCGGTATTACGTTGCTTGAAAAATATCATTCCACAAACCACTGCACCTTCCCCACGTTTTCCATCTCCctctttccttctttttcttctataaaGCCTAACTTTTCCAACCTTCGTAACCTTCTTTGGATTCTCCATCTCAACAACCCTAATCTCTGAAAACCACCCCGTTCTCGAATTTTCCGTCGTTAATTTTCTCAGCTTTTTTTCTCGATCTTCCCTTTCATTCAATTCCCTTCTTTAACTGCGATTCTCCCTTGAAAGATCGTCTCTCTCAATCTCAGATCTGCCCTCCAATCTAGGGTTTTCACATCTTCTCCCTTGTTAATCTGATTCTGTACAATTTCTAGGGTTCAGAGCATAGGGATTTTgcacaaaatttcaatgtttATGGAGTTTCTATGACCCTCTCTAACCCCATGCGTCGGATTCGTCTCCTTCACTCCTTCTCTGTCGTCTTCCTCTACTGGTTCTACGTTTTCTCATGAACTCACCCTCAGCACGTTGATAATCTCTCTCTGTTATTTAGTTTTAGCTAGCTGATCCCGATTTTTCTTAGtctgaaaaacaaagaacagAAACCCTAATTCCCTTTTGACAAAACGCTAATTTCATCGATAAGAACCAGAAAGAAGACGACGTAAGAGAAGGAGTTGAAATGGCTTCAGTTTACCGCAATTCGAACTCAGGATCGGAGGGCGGAGAGCCCGTGATGGacgagaggaagaggaagaggatgCTGTCGAACCGCGAATCGGCGCGGCGGTCGCGGATGAGGAAGCAAAAGCAGCTGGAGGATCTGACGGAGGAGGTGAAGCGGCTTGAGGCCTCGAACAAGCAGTTGATTGAGGCCATTAAGATGAAGGAGGAATCTTATGCAGAGATTGAATCCTCAAACGGCGTCATCAGGGCTCAGATCACGGAGCTTGGGGACAGGCTTAAGTTCCTCAATTCCATCCTCGAAATTGCTGAAGTCGTAAGCGGCGGTGAGCTCTCCGTTGATTTACCGGAGATTCCGGATCCTCTCATGAAGCCTTGGCAGATTCCTTACCCATTTCAGCCAATCATGGCTTCGGCAGACATGTTCCTGCATTGATTATGTTGGTGTTTGGCAGAGAAGCTCCTGCTCGGATGTGTGGGTAGTTTAGTAATTTAGTTTGGGATTCTTGTGTCGCCATTGGGTGgtagttttaaaataaaaagggggCTTCAGTTTGGGGTTGTGAAAGTGTGCGGAATGATGATGAGTGCCAATGTCATGTCTGTGAATTATATGTATCTGCTTGTGATGTTCTCTGGGTTCAGTTATATGCGATGTTCTGTTTCATTAAATGGCATTGTCTTGTTTTGTATCTGTATTATCATTGTTAATTGGAAATGATGTTCTCTTCTTACGCtttcttttttcgttattcTTCATAAGTTTTTCTTCTATGTGAGTAAACTCTAGTTAGTTCTTCTTTTGGGATAACCCTTAGGCTATGCTTGGTTCGAAGCAAAGAAACCAAGTAAAGAAATTGAAAGTGATtggaaaaaaagaaattataaaaagaaaagaaattataaaaagatgattttatctttatattataaaatattaaaaaattaaatttttttattttcttaatcaaataataaaaaataatttttttatttttctttcaaacaaACATAGTCTCAATGTTTCAGAAATATTCTTACTAGGGGAGCAATTTGTTTTGATAACAATAATTgtatgtttttttgttttttaacaGAAGAAAACTTTTATTTAAACGAAACTTATATATTGTAGAAGAAACATTAGATATGGATAAGTTTTATATTGAATTATTGTTTGAGATGAGGCAAAAGTTCGACTacaaagaattttatacgagaGAAATAAAGATTCGTTACAATctcttttatttctaaatttacaCGGAAAGGATTGcactataaaaatttatattctctttttttttaaaattggtcTAAATACTATCtgaaattataaatatttacaTAGATAAAAGGCTCTCGTTTAAAATTGTAAATATTTATATAGATGAAAAGCTTTCGTTGTATCTTCATTTTGAACTTGCGAAAACATCACCAACACATCCATAAAGGAGATCAATACACCACAAAAGGAGAGAGAAACACCACAAAGACGTTATTTAACTTAGATATGGATTTCAGATCTAAATCTCTAGAAAtagaaaacaacaaaatgaacaAGCAACAAAGCAACAACATAATAAATAAggagaaacaaaagaaaaggattgcgaagaaaagaagagaaggcaGGTGATAATAAGAAAATGGTAGTAAAGGGTTGTGACTGgcgaaaagagaaaaaagagagaggtgATGAAAATGTGGCTCGTGAGAATGAGAGTGAGACACTgagaaagaaaatataaatgatttgggaggaagagaaaagagaaggggATAGGAAGGAAAAAGGAAAGAGGTTTCAAAGGGAAGAGGAGTAGTAGAAGAGAGGAGGAGTGCCACTGCAGCATAGACTGTAACGACCCTCAGAAAGCTTTAAACCTGTTTCCTTTGcgtgggagagagagagagcttaATTGTATATTGTATTCGCAATGTTACAATTTAGAAGAGAAAAATTAACCGAGTTTATAGTGTGATGTTTCAACTTTTAATAAAACATTTTTAGGATAACAATCTAAAAGCGCAATAAGTTTTGAACTATatacattttttgtttttt from Arachis stenosperma cultivar V10309 chromosome 9, arast.V10309.gnm1.PFL2, whole genome shotgun sequence encodes the following:
- the LOC130950653 gene encoding bZIP transcription factor 53-like, with translation MASVYRNSNSGSEGGEPVMDERKRKRMLSNRESARRSRMRKQKQLEDLTEEVKRLEASNKQLIEAIKMKEESYAEIESSNGVIRAQITELGDRLKFLNSILEIAEVVSGGELSVDLPEIPDPLMKPWQIPYPFQPIMASADMFLH